In Chitinophaga nivalis, a single genomic region encodes these proteins:
- a CDS encoding SusD/RagB family nutrient-binding outer membrane lipoprotein, whose protein sequence is MKRLIYTCLGILIITVSCTKNFLDINTDPNYAAKTAENRLLTSSEQGLSYALGFTNDNRGARGLTEVLSVYMHQVTVREDQDQYSSDGNDINITGSWTGLYSSAPAQVGSDVLGTLQNIDVLIGQGTQNGNMVYVGIAKIIKAYAISQYVDVFGDVPYSQANKFLSAGIRYPKYDKGAEIYPQLFALLDQAIGNINNANAVNSLVPAGDDLFYGGDKEKWIRLAHTIKLKLYNQLRLVQDVSAQVKALIAKDSLIKDIDGGFMFQYGRGTTPDDRNPGYNDYFATQRSHYQSPWFYEILRGNNNRIFTGNPDPRVRYYFYSQLKFDEQAQNSTDFRDSSFVSIPFGSVSVNRDFSQGGSMTIFGIYPVGGRYQADTMEVTGADATGAAPFRMLTYADRLYIEAELQFAGLLPGDAKAKLRQAIQESFNQVDYVVQVASKQKNVPLLAANTGVSGYIDKVIQEYEGKPAAGQLEIIMTQKWISSFGNSVDQYTDYRRTGYPVLFNPRDPAMAPGGFLQPPLKGDPTIAGNQAAIPVQQSRDFPLSLPWSNLDLNVNQNAPPQKQPANFRVFWDKN, encoded by the coding sequence ATGAAAAGACTAATATATACATGTTTAGGAATCCTGATAATAACGGTATCATGTACCAAGAACTTTCTGGATATCAATACGGATCCGAACTATGCGGCGAAGACTGCGGAAAACCGTTTGCTTACGTCTTCAGAACAGGGACTGTCCTATGCATTGGGTTTCACCAATGATAATCGTGGCGCCCGCGGATTAACGGAAGTGCTTTCTGTTTATATGCATCAGGTAACCGTACGGGAAGATCAGGATCAGTACAGTTCAGATGGTAATGATATTAACATTACCGGTTCCTGGACCGGCCTGTATAGCAGCGCCCCTGCACAGGTAGGATCAGATGTGCTGGGAACTTTGCAGAATATAGATGTGTTGATAGGACAGGGTACACAAAACGGGAATATGGTGTATGTGGGCATCGCAAAAATCATCAAGGCTTATGCGATCAGTCAGTATGTAGATGTATTTGGAGATGTACCCTATTCACAGGCGAATAAATTTTTATCAGCGGGTATTCGTTATCCTAAATACGATAAAGGGGCGGAAATCTATCCGCAGTTATTCGCATTGCTGGATCAGGCAATCGGCAATATCAACAATGCCAATGCTGTCAACTCGCTGGTACCTGCCGGAGATGACCTTTTCTATGGTGGTGATAAAGAGAAGTGGATACGTCTGGCGCATACCATTAAATTAAAGCTGTATAATCAGTTAAGACTGGTACAGGATGTATCTGCCCAGGTGAAGGCGTTGATAGCAAAAGACAGCCTGATTAAAGATATTGATGGGGGATTTATGTTCCAATACGGACGGGGTACTACTCCGGATGATCGTAACCCTGGTTACAATGATTATTTTGCTACCCAGCGCTCGCATTATCAAAGTCCCTGGTTTTACGAAATACTGCGGGGAAACAACAACAGGATATTTACCGGTAACCCCGACCCCCGGGTACGGTATTATTTTTACAGCCAGTTGAAGTTTGATGAGCAGGCGCAGAATTCGACGGATTTCCGGGATAGTAGTTTCGTTAGTATTCCTTTCGGGTCCGTGAGTGTAAATCGTGATTTTAGCCAGGGAGGGTCTATGACCATTTTTGGTATTTATCCGGTTGGTGGCCGTTATCAGGCAGATACGATGGAAGTAACCGGCGCAGATGCTACCGGCGCTGCACCTTTCCGGATGCTCACCTATGCAGACCGGCTGTATATTGAAGCCGAACTACAGTTTGCAGGGCTGTTGCCGGGAGATGCAAAAGCCAAGCTAAGACAGGCCATACAGGAATCCTTTAACCAGGTAGATTATGTTGTGCAGGTTGCCTCCAAACAAAAGAATGTACCACTGCTCGCCGCCAACACCGGTGTATCCGGCTACATTGATAAAGTGATACAGGAATATGAAGGAAAGCCTGCTGCCGGGCAACTGGAAATTATTATGACGCAGAAATGGATTTCCAGTTTTGGTAACAGTGTGGATCAATACACGGATTACAGACGTACCGGCTATCCGGTGTTGTTTAATCCGAGAGATCCGGCAATGGCCCCGGGCGGATTTTTACAGCCGCCGCTAAAAGGAGATCCCACTATCGCGGGCAACCAGGCGGCTATTCCGGTACAGCAAAGCCGGGACTTCCCGTTGTCTTTGCCCTGGAGCAACCTGGATCTGAACGTGAATCAGAATGCACCGCCGCAGAAACAGCCGGCCAATTTCCGCGTATTCTGGGATAAAAACTAA